In Candidatus Hydrogenedentota bacterium, the following proteins share a genomic window:
- a CDS encoding OmpA family protein encodes MNRMNSIVRTVALVVCVAPIFAAGCARNAPQQMALQAHHDDSGGAGVNGTAALDDFAANKSDIGQVKAVYFDYDSYALRSDALTALRGNASVFTGERRDSQIQVEGHCDERGTQEYNLALGEQRALAVRHHLMNLGVNGARITTISYGEERPADLGATEDSYALNRRCEFNVSAH; translated from the coding sequence ATGAATCGCATGAACAGCATCGTCCGGACAGTTGCGCTGGTTGTTTGTGTCGCGCCGATTTTCGCCGCGGGTTGCGCTCGAAACGCGCCGCAACAGATGGCGCTTCAAGCGCACCACGACGATTCCGGTGGCGCAGGCGTCAACGGAACTGCCGCACTCGACGATTTTGCTGCAAACAAGTCCGATATCGGGCAGGTGAAAGCCGTCTACTTTGACTACGACAGCTACGCCCTTCGCTCGGATGCGTTGACGGCATTGCGCGGCAATGCATCGGTCTTCACGGGCGAACGCCGCGATTCACAGATTCAAGTCGAAGGCCACTGCGACGAACGCGGCACCCAGGAGTACAACCTCGCTCTCGGCGAACAACGCGCGCTCGCCGTTCGCCATCACCTCATGAACCTCGGCGTCAACGGCGCCCGCATCACGACGATCAGCTACGGCGAAGAACGTCCCGCCGATCTCGGCGCCACCGAAGATTCGTACGCGCTAAACCGCCGCTGCGAATTCAACGTGAGCGCACATTAG